The proteins below come from a single Micropterus dolomieu isolate WLL.071019.BEF.003 ecotype Adirondacks linkage group LG05, ASM2129224v1, whole genome shotgun sequence genomic window:
- the LOC123971785 gene encoding guanine nucleotide-binding protein subunit alpha-14-like, with translation MQESLALFYTTIHSPWFCNTSIILFLNKTDILSDKIQTSDLQKYFPSFTGKRQDPEDAKNYIRKLYEQQAINRDNREEWKTLYPHFTCATDTNSIRRVFSDVKDTVLLKSLRDYGVI, from the exons ATGCAGGAGAGTCTGGCTCTGTTCTACACCACCATCCACTCTCCTTGGTTCTGCAACACCTCCATCATCCTCTTCCTCAACAAGACTGACATCCTGAGTGACAAAATCCAGACCTCAGACCTGCAAAAATACTTCCCCAGCTTCACAG GTAAGAGGCAAGACCCCGAGGACGCCAAGAACTACATCCGCAAGCTGTACGAGCAGCAAGCCATCAACCGCGACAACAGGGAGGAGTGGAAGACTCTCTACCCACACTTTACCTGCGCCACAGACACCAACAGCATCCGCAGGGTCTTCAGCGACGTCAAGGACACTGTGCTGCTCAAGTCTCTCAGGGACTATGGGGTCATCTGA